A DNA window from Vigna angularis cultivar LongXiaoDou No.4 chromosome 1, ASM1680809v1, whole genome shotgun sequence contains the following coding sequences:
- the LOC108336146 gene encoding protein IRX15-LIKE, producing the protein MKNTNTNTKFILLHPYIQKQGSSNRLWLLAFISILTLAFLVTLIYTRESTFITTATSSVIASSSAPVSGLGTAPLPATVINTLLHYASKSNDTNRMPHSDLKPISDVLRKCSSPCNLLIFGLTSETLLWKALNHYGRTVFIDENRYYAAYYEELHPEIDAYDVQYTTKRSEMKELIASAKERVANECKPVQNLLFSDCKLGLNDLPNHVYEVDWDIILVDGPRGDWPDAPGRMSAIFTAGVLARSKKGGNPKTHVFVHDFSGEVEKVCGSEFLCSENLLEASENLGHYVVERMDESSVQYCKNHSSSGSGNNASST; encoded by the coding sequence ATGAAGAACACAAACACCAACACCAAATTCATCCTTCTCCACCCTTATATCCAAAAACAAGGAAGCTCCAATCGCTTATGGCTCCTAGCCTTTATATCAATCCTCACCCTCGCTTTCCTCGTCACTCTCATTTACACCAGAGAATCCACCTTCATCACCACCGCAACTTCTTCGGTCATTGCTTCTTCCAGTGCCCCAGTTTCTGGTCTCGGAACTGCTCCTTTGCCCGCCACCGTGATCAACACTCTTCTCCACTACGCCTCAAAATCCAACGACACCAACCGCATGCCACATTCAGACCTCAAACCCATCTCTGACGTGCTCCGCAAGTGCTCGTCCCCGTGCAACTTACTCATCTTCGGTCTCACATCCGAAACCCTTCTCTGGAAAGCCCTCAACCACTACGGCAGAACCGTGTTCATCGACGAAAACCGTTATTACGCTGCATATTACGAAGAACTGCACCCAGAAATCGACGCCTACGACGTGCAATACACCACCAAGAGAAGCGAGATGAAGGAGCTCATAGCCTCTGCTAAAGAACGGGTAGCCAACGAGTGCAAGCCAGTGCAGAATCTTCTGTTTTCAGACTGCAAACTGGGACTCAACGACCTTCCCAACCACGTGTACGAGGTTGACTGGGATATCATATTGGTGGACGGGCCACGTGGGGACTGGCCCGACGCCCCTGGAAGGATGTCGGCGATCTTCACCGCTGGTGTTCTGGCGAGGAGCAAAAAGGGTGGGAACCCTAAGACTCATGTGTTTGTGCATGACTTCTCCGGGGAAGTGGAAAAGGTTTGTGGGAGTGAGTTTCTATGCAGTGAGAATTTGTTGGAGGCAAGTGAGAATTTGGGGCATTATGTGGTGGAAAGAATGGACGAGAGCAGTGTTCAGTATTGTAAGAATCACTCTTCTTCTGGGTCAGGGAATAATGCTTCATCAACGTAA